Proteins from a genomic interval of Fundulus heteroclitus isolate FHET01 chromosome 21, MU-UCD_Fhet_4.1, whole genome shotgun sequence:
- the pabpn1 gene encoding polyadenylate-binding protein 2 isoform X1, whose protein sequence is MAEFGNGLADESLLDSDPGHPELEDPGVGDEEPGLEEGEAAIEDPELEAIKARVREMEEEAEKLKELQNEVEKQMNLSPPPVVPVIMSIEEKMEADGRSIYVGNVDYGATAEELEAHFHGCGSVNRVTILCDKYTGHPKGFAYIEFADKESVRTAMALDESLFRGRQIRVGAKRTNRPGISTTDRGFPRGRFRSRGNFSSRARYYTGYQPPRGRGRAFRFQDQWRLTSPPQVAPAPPTVSAASLSLSAPAMHTHPILSVWGGGGGGQGDHRPTAGGIYYNSKR, encoded by the exons ATGGCGGAGTTCGGCAACGGACTAGCGGATGAATCTCTACTAGATTCAGATCCCGGACATCCCGAACTGGAAGACCCGGGTGTCGGTGACGAAGAGCCGGGGTTAGAAGAGGGAGAGGCCGCAATTGAAGACCCG GAACTGGAGGCAATTAAAGCTCGGGTCCGGGAAATGGAGGAAGAGGCAGAAAAGCTGAAGGAGCTACAGAACGAGGTGGAGAAACAGATGAATCTCAGCCCCCCACCAG TTGTTCCTGTCATCATGTCCATCGAGGAGAAGATGGAAGCAGATGGCAGATCTATTTATGTTGGCAAT GTGGATTATGGCGCCACggcagaggagctggaggctcACTTTCATGGCTGTGGTTCAGTAAACAGAGTCACCATTCTATGTGACAAATACACAGGGCATCCCAAGGG GTTTGCTTATATCGAGTTTGCAGACAAAGAGTCTGTCAGGACAGCGATGGCTCTGGATGAATCCCTTTTCAGAGGAAGACAGATAAGG GTGGGAGCCAAGAGAACGAACAGACCGGGCATCAGCACCACAGACCGCGGTTTTCCACGGGGCCGGTTCCGATCACGGGGAAACTTCTCCTCGCGTGCACGATACTACACTGGTTACCAGCCGCCCAGAGGCAGAGGACGGGCCTTCAG GTTTCAAGACCAGTGGAGGCTGACATCCCCTCCCCAGGTGGCGCCGGCCCCCCCCACCGTCTCCGCagcatctctgtctctctccgctCCCGCTATGCACACTCACCCCATCCTGTCGGTGTGGGGGGGCGGGGGAGGGGGGCAGGGCGACCACAGGCCCACCGCGGGGGGCATTTACTACAACAGCAAACGCTGA
- the pabpn1 gene encoding polyadenylate-binding protein 2 isoform X3 has product MEEEAEKLKELQNEVEKQMNLSPPPVVPVIMSIEEKMEADGRSIYVGNVDYGATAEELEAHFHGCGSVNRVTILCDKYTGHPKGFAYIEFADKESVRTAMALDESLFRGRQIRVGAKRTNRPGISTTDRGFPRGRFRSRGNFSSRARYYTGYQPPRGRGRAFRFQDQWRLTSPPQVAPAPPTVSAASLSLSAPAMHTHPILSVWGGGGGGQGDHRPTAGGIYYNSKR; this is encoded by the exons ATGGAGGAAGAGGCAGAAAAGCTGAAGGAGCTACAGAACGAGGTGGAGAAACAGATGAATCTCAGCCCCCCACCAG TTGTTCCTGTCATCATGTCCATCGAGGAGAAGATGGAAGCAGATGGCAGATCTATTTATGTTGGCAAT GTGGATTATGGCGCCACggcagaggagctggaggctcACTTTCATGGCTGTGGTTCAGTAAACAGAGTCACCATTCTATGTGACAAATACACAGGGCATCCCAAGGG GTTTGCTTATATCGAGTTTGCAGACAAAGAGTCTGTCAGGACAGCGATGGCTCTGGATGAATCCCTTTTCAGAGGAAGACAGATAAGG GTGGGAGCCAAGAGAACGAACAGACCGGGCATCAGCACCACAGACCGCGGTTTTCCACGGGGCCGGTTCCGATCACGGGGAAACTTCTCCTCGCGTGCACGATACTACACTGGTTACCAGCCGCCCAGAGGCAGAGGACGGGCCTTCAG GTTTCAAGACCAGTGGAGGCTGACATCCCCTCCCCAGGTGGCGCCGGCCCCCCCCACCGTCTCCGCagcatctctgtctctctccgctCCCGCTATGCACACTCACCCCATCCTGTCGGTGTGGGGGGGCGGGGGAGGGGGGCAGGGCGACCACAGGCCCACCGCGGGGGGCATTTACTACAACAGCAAACGCTGA
- the pabpn1 gene encoding polyadenylate-binding protein 2 isoform X2, with amino-acid sequence MAEFGNGLADESLLDSDPGHPELEDPGVGDEEPGLEEGEAAIEDPELEAIKARVREMEEEAEKLKELQNEVEKQMNLSPPPVVPVIMSIEEKMEADGRSIYVGNVDYGATAEELEAHFHGCGSVNRVTILCDKYTGHPKGFAYIEFADKESVRTAMALDESLFRGRQIRVGAKRTNRPGISTTDRGFPRGRFRSRGNFSSRARYYTGYQPPRGRGRAFRARGRTSSWYSPY; translated from the exons ATGGCGGAGTTCGGCAACGGACTAGCGGATGAATCTCTACTAGATTCAGATCCCGGACATCCCGAACTGGAAGACCCGGGTGTCGGTGACGAAGAGCCGGGGTTAGAAGAGGGAGAGGCCGCAATTGAAGACCCG GAACTGGAGGCAATTAAAGCTCGGGTCCGGGAAATGGAGGAAGAGGCAGAAAAGCTGAAGGAGCTACAGAACGAGGTGGAGAAACAGATGAATCTCAGCCCCCCACCAG TTGTTCCTGTCATCATGTCCATCGAGGAGAAGATGGAAGCAGATGGCAGATCTATTTATGTTGGCAAT GTGGATTATGGCGCCACggcagaggagctggaggctcACTTTCATGGCTGTGGTTCAGTAAACAGAGTCACCATTCTATGTGACAAATACACAGGGCATCCCAAGGG GTTTGCTTATATCGAGTTTGCAGACAAAGAGTCTGTCAGGACAGCGATGGCTCTGGATGAATCCCTTTTCAGAGGAAGACAGATAAGG GTGGGAGCCAAGAGAACGAACAGACCGGGCATCAGCACCACAGACCGCGGTTTTCCACGGGGCCGGTTCCGATCACGGGGAAACTTCTCCTCGCGTGCACGATACTACACTGGTTACCAGCCGCCCAGAGGCAGAGGACGGGCCTTCAG GGCCCGAGGGCGAACATCATCGTGGTATTCCCCTTActaa